One Salvia splendens isolate huo1 chromosome 1, SspV2, whole genome shotgun sequence genomic window, tttttgtctaTCCATCAATAAACTTatcatttcactcatattttattataaaattaatatataaacttAACCATTTTAAGTTTTGAACTCACTTTCTACTCTATTTCTTTATACTCGTGTGCCGATCAATTATGCTCTTAAATTGGTGGATGGAGGGAATATGATATTTGAGACTTTGACCCTTCGTACCATggattttactccctccgtcacttAAATGAacatttgtcacttatttctattttcgtccgtccctaaaaatttgtcacctttcacttttaccatttttggcagTGGACccaacattccactaacttatcttcactttcattttattataaaactaatatataatagTAGGACCCACATGACACTAACatttcaattcactttctattatatttcttaaaaccgtGCTGAATCAAATGATGACAAATTATaaaggacggatggagtatcattttatctcacCAACTAAATCACATCAAAATAGATATACTCATGATCGTTCTAACTCTTATACGAGATATCGTGTCAATATTACTGGTAAATAATAGTCAAATACGTTGAAACGATTGGTTTTATAAAGTATGGATATATGGTTGCAACCAAAACTACCAACCTAAAGTTAAGAATTATTTAAAATGGGATTAACATTTCATCAATTTCCGAGAAACGGTTCAACCACCAAATTAGTCAATAAATTAACCTGAGACGTGCGGATAGAATATACTCCTATTCATGTAAGTTATATGCGATCATTTGAAATTAATGAGAAAATGGCAAATTGCCGAAAAAATCAAAAAGTTTGTTCAATCAAGCaacttttatatagtactataatcAATTACACTATACCTTTGACATTTTAAGTATAGTTAATATTGATAAACACCTAAAATCCATCCAAGTTATTGCTATTGGAAGATAGATAGAGTATTAAAAAAGATGattttatatagtagtactccataacCTAAGACAAAACAGATAATATTGTGTCAAATCGAAAATTCAACTACTACTCAACTAAATTGAAATAAACTttcagtatatatatatacaaccaTGCAAGATTATGTGAAAGAGGGAGAGCAATGGCTAAGGCAAAGGAAAAGATTCTGAAATTTCTATTGCATCTCCCAAAGCCAAATATGATGTTGAGGAAGAACAAAGTCGGGCCAATGATCTCTCCTCCTACCCTAAAACAGAATGAAATTCTTCTCGAGAGAGAAAACAGCCTGAGCTTTGGTCGTCGCGATGGCGAATATTTGCAGGCAAGGAGGGTTGTTCTGAGCAGCTACCATCTCATCAATGGCGGAGCCAACAGCGACACCTTCAAGCAGAAGATGAAGAGCTCTTTCAAGGGTGTGAGCCGCCAGGCCAGGGCCGCGGTTCGAACTAGGGTTGGAGTTGGGGTTTACAGGGTGACGGTGGCTTGCCCGTGGAGTGGAACAAGTGGTGAAGTTGTTGCTTTTAGGTGTTTTCTTCCACACCTTAAATCCACAAAGAAGCCTTCTTGCATGCAATATTGATATGTATTATTATGATACATATTTGTATGGATGTATTATTCATATATGTAAGTCTTAAAATGTCatctataaaaaatatatatgtgtggagggtcttgttaggttgacaACTATCTTAAACTGAACTATCTTAAATTGATAACTGAAAACTATGTCAACACGAAGATATTTATATGTCAACTAAATGTATACGTATGTAAACTACATTTGGTTGACATTCAAATGTCTTATATTGACATAGTTGTCAGTTATCAATTTAAAATAGTTATGAACTGATCATATCATCCCCATGTGTGGATTCTTCTATCATAGCCTAATGCATATTGGGCTAATCAGTGAGGCCCACTACTCAAATACAATGCTAAACGGGCCTCTCATCAATGGGTATTTGATGAAACAAAATTGTTTGTTATTTATCATGTACTAATTGCTCCTTATTAAAGATATTTTGGCTTTGAAGGATACAAGTCGTCAATACGTCATCTTGATATTTCTTCAAATAATAATGTAAGTCTCCAAATATATGATGTGGTGTGTGTGGTGTCCACTTGAAACAGCTGTGCCAAGCTTGTAAATGCAAAATGTGATTCACCACCATACACTTTATTGTACATCTTTAATAGCTATGCCCAAATATTGTTTGATGATGCTGACTTTTCACCAGAGCTCAAAATTATGGGGATCATACTATatcctatattataaaataaattttcagcTAATTTCTTTAAAGAGAATTGAGATCATCTTTTAATTTAACCTTGCATGAAATATGTATAGTACTGTACTATAAAATTAGTTGCCTCATTTCAAGAAAGAAGACCAGttgaatttgatatatttaCAAGATGTTCGGTCATCTTTGTAGAATTATtataaattgcatatattatTAGAAGAAAAGGTAAAAATACCGCCTTATATACACCTAGATTCACATGGaatgtatatataaattattaaggaataaatttgaaaaagaCATGCGATATTTACGCAGACGTGCTACTTACCAGTCTAGAGCGAATCACAGTAAATATACAAAACATATTGAGAACATAAATAATACagtagattaaaaaaatataaaattaaattgaagaaAAACGAACCACGCAACAATAGTGTAATAAGCTTTTTGCataattttacatatttaatttatttatcaaatttctttcctttttgggGAAGACCAAAGTCCAAATACCCTTCATGAGTCCAAGTTATTATTAAAAGGGGTATGGGATATTATTTCTATATATGAAAAAGCAGAATGCAAAAAACGAACAAATTGTTATAAGATATTTGTGTTTTGTCTAAATCCTTCCATAACTATATAATTTAATGAAACATGTAGCTtttaatatcaaacttagttataaatatatcatgcaaaataatactccctccgtctcacataatttgggacactttgaccggacacgggttttaagaaatataatgaaaagtgagttgaaaaagttagtggaatgtgagtcatacttttatatattagttttataattaaatgtgagtaggaatgagttagtggaatgtggggtccactaccaaaaatggtaaaagtgaaatggatcaaattatgtgggacgaactaaaatggaaaactgagtcaaattatgtgggacggagggagtataatttaagtGTGCATGAATATACATTTAGTATAATCGAAAGTATAATTGCTCATTTTTAGGTTTTAATCCATTAATAGTGAGATTGTCTTTCTGCCACATGTCCACACAATGACTACTTTCCTATATGGAGTATTGGATTTCTATGACAATTGATTTTTTATTgaagtttttatttatattaacaCAAAGAtcctttatttttcttattttctaaaTAAATATCTTCAACTGTGTGGTTCATAATTTACTTAACCACAATTTTAGACTCAAAAAACTCAACTAAATTATATCTTATCCTCATCATCCCCAAAGAGTTGAGAGATCCAAATCCTACAATCAAGATTGAACCAAGTCTCCCCATGTCtccttcaaataaataaatgtgtGCACGTAGGGTTGATCAATTAATTGACCATGCAAATGAATCACAAagtatattaataaattttccataaatttattaaaataatatcaatcaATTCTGGCCACTAATATCATCCTCCTTTCACAGCCACACATGCAAAAAGGTCCATTTTCTGTCTCTTCCCACGCAGTGCTTCGCTGTCTCAACTACGTTCTAGCATTTGATACGCGAAATCTAAAGCCTTATCTTCCAATTCAGTTTTCCTCCAATCAACAAggcttctcttcttccttccaAGATTCTTCCATGTAACTCcttttttcataaaagaaaCAGTTCAGTTACTTGAGCTTTTCCTTGTCCCAATTCTTGATTTCATTCAGCAGATCTTTTGCTGGATAAAACACCCTTTTGACCTTTGACAAGACCCCTCATCAAATATCTGTTTTGTGAGTGAAATTCTTTGCAAAAGAATAAATTTTGTGGGAATTGAGCATATGGGATTTTGTTTGTGGTGCATATTGTGAAAAGGGTTGCTGTAAAAATCCGATCTTTGAGcggagaagagaagagaagatgaAGATTCAGTGCGATGTGTGTGAGAAGGCGCCGGCGACGGTGATCTGCTGCGCCGACGAGGCGGCGCTGTGTGAGAAATGCGACGTCGAAGTTCACGCCGCGAACAAGCTTGCTAGCAAGCACCAGAGGCTTCTGCTTCAGTGCCTCTCCAACAAGCTCCCTCGTTGTGATATTTGCCAAGTATGCAAATCTTGATTTTCTGCACTAATTAGTTCATCCCTTTTGCTTCAGTTTGTAAGATTTTGCTGCTGAGGGTTTCAAGATTCTGTTTTTGATGACGTGGGAGCTACAATTTGAGTTTGAGCTTGAGCTTGATTAAGTAGTTGTTTGATTTGTAAGATTGGCTTGTTTGATTAGGTGGGAGTTATAAGTTGATGGCCCTTAATTTGTGCACCATAATCTTTTGTCTAATCATAGGATTTACTTTGTTAATTTGATGTGATAATACTACAAAGTGAAGATAAAAGGAGATTTTTGAGGTGTTTTCAAATTAAATCTTCAAGATGTAATCCATGTATTGGAAAGAAGCATACCTTAAAATTGGATATTAGGCTATTTTTGTCACCAAGCATGATTAACTAGTACTTCACACAAAAGGAAATGctatgtatgttttgttttgggTTACAAGAAGACTCTATATGTCCTTTGTTTTCAATCCGGTGTTCTGTAAAGACGGCCTTTCTGCTGCTCCGCGTGCTAACTTGCACTTCTGCTTGACCGCATGTAGGACAAGCCGGCCTTCATATTCTGTGTCGAGGACAGAGCCCTCTTCTGCAAGGACTGCGACGAGCCCATCCATTCAGCCAACAGCCGCGCTGCAAACCACCAACGCTTCTTAGCAACTGGGATCAGAGTGGCTTTAGGCAACGCCTGCAACGAGGGTAATGTCAAGAGTGAGTTGGACCCGAAGCCCCCAAAATCAATCTCACAACCAATTGGTCAGAAATCCACCCCACTCCATGTTTCTGGACTCACATCTTCGTCGTGGGGTGTCGATGAACTGCTGCAGTTTTCTGACTACTCTTCATCAGATAAGGTAAGAATATCAACTTTTCAGAGAGTTTTTGTAGAAATTCAactcaaaaatcaaattttaattaatatataacaCTAGAAATCAAGAATACTAATTCATACATGTAGAAGGTTTGAGATTTACCATGAACCGCTCATGTTTGTCTTGATCAGAAGGAGCAGCCAGACTTCACTGAGCTCGACTGGCTCACGGACATTAGCTACTTTGGCGAGCAAGTATGTCCGGAGGTTTTATCAGCAGCGGAGGTGCCTCAGCTTCCGACGTCTCAGCCAAGTAGCATGATCTCTTTCAGACAACCGAAATCGTACAGTCCTCACAAGAAACCGAGAATCGAAGTTCCTGACGATGATGAGGAGTTCTTCACAGTTCCTGATCTTGGTTGAAATCTTGATGATCACAAAAATATGTCTCAACTCATAAACAAAAAGCTCATATATAGTTGGTTAGGCATATTTGCAGTGTGTAAATGAGATTTCTTGCATGCTTGATGTAGTTGAATGATGTTTATGGTGATCCTCTTCTCTCATATTTCACTTATATTTGTTTACTTTATATCTTTGTAGGAGATTATCTTTTGCTTTTGTCTTAGTTTTTCTAcccctttctttctttcttttcttctgaGATTTTGTTGTTGAGTTTGATCTGAGATATTTCTTGAAAAAGATCAAGAGTGATCCATGTGGCTTGTCTAAGACTAAAGCTATTGAGTTAAATTCATCCAAGAGAATATCACTCGTAAAGCTAAGAGCATCCCCAATGTGGAAGGTTTATGGCGGAATGTTAATGGGATGCGTTGCAAATGTCCCGTCTCCTCACTTGTTCCGTGTCCAACTGGTGTGAGGGGAGGGGAGGCGTTCTCACACACACCACCCCTCCTCGACCTGATTGGAACAAAGGGGACGATGGGTAAAGGCAAGCGATGAGGTCGCAGTTTGAGAGAAAATGGCTACAACGAATAAAGGTTTTTATTTGGCAATTTGTAGAAAACCATAAACACTGACACAAGCCGCATGGCCTGCCACAATTGGAATAACTATAAGGACGAGTCACGACGCGAACCCAAGGTTTGAcacaattttattaattttgtgctTGTTCGTGTCTGATTTTCGTGTTGCGCAAAATATTGGCAACTCGACGGGGGGGCTATTTTCATAAAGAAACTAATGAGCTTATTTGATATAGCACTAAATGATTAAGTAAGCTGTATTTCATATAATCACTTGACTTGTATAGTTTCTGATTTGGCAATGTTTGGTTTCTATGTTTGATGGCTGTTTCATGCTTTTTCCTTAAATTAGATACAGTGAAGTtcagttaattttttttatcatcaaaGAATGGTTGAGTGAACATAAAATGATCAATGATGCATATTGTTTAGGTGAAAATAATTCGCATAAAAATGAATGTGTTGCCACTTTAATTTTTTACGTAACATCTCACAATTTAGAAATGCCTCAGCAGTATTTGTGAGAAATCAGTGAAATATAAACTCAAGAAAAAAACAGAGAAAtgcaaaagagagaaaaaaaagggtTCATGGTTAAAACCAATTTGACAACTCTTAAAAAACCAAAATGAAACTGTAATAAACTCAAATGGTGTGCCTATTTTCCAGTTTTGAGAAGTTGAAGCACGGCGGCAGGGGCAGGGAGAGCGGGGATGGCGCCCTTCTGGGTCGTGGTTATGGCGCCACAGGCACAGGCGTATTTCAGCACTTCCTTCAACTTGGCCTCATCCTGCACGAGGGACGAAAAGCTTTTATAGTCGTACATACATACATGAGATGGAATTCATAGTAGCGCGGGTTTTACCTGGATGATGGAAAGGTCATCAACAATCTTGGCGAGGAGGGCTCCCACGAAAGAATAACCTGCTCCGGTGGTGTCAACTGCCTTCACAGCATAGCCAGGCACATGGCCTTTGAAGTTCTAAATCCCAACACACATTTTAGGTCAGATAACTCGCGCCATTGACTAATTGAATAGTAGCGTACCTTGGCATAGTAATTGCAGCCCTTTTAGCCGAGTGTGGCCAAGAGGAGCTTCAAGTTGGGGTGCCACAAGGACATTGCAGATTCATCATCAATCTTGGTGCTTCCGGTGAGGAACTCAAGCTCGTTGTCGCTCACCTTGATCAGGTCCGCCTTGTTCCAGATGCTTAAGATCTGCTCCTTGGCGACGGCCACAGGGGAAGGCGGAGGTTGGGATCATAAGACAGCAATGCCCCTGCTTTCTTAGCCTCATCCATGGCCTTCATGATCTACATGGCTCCACAATCAAGCTGATTGATCCATAGTGGAATATCTTGCCCTGCCCTCCACAAATAATTACTACAATTAATTACTCATTGCATCAATAAAATGCCTTGTAATTCAAAGTCTGCCAGGATTAGGCCGCCTAATAGCACCACTTTTCCTATACTATTTCCTTTTCTATGCAAGGACTAATGCTTCACCAATATTCTGATGTCACattctcatatatatatatatatagattccagaaaaattacaaatgaaGTCGGTGCATATCATATCATTGAAATCAGATATTTTCAGATTTCAACAAAGCACAGATGAAAACATATtagtaagtagtagtagtagttccTTATTTTCTTGTGCCAATTTTGTGTGTGAGAAAGAGCTAACCTAATCACATCACTCTTGACATATTGTTACTTGTATCCATCGTTTATAGTACTCTCTtcattccatgttaatagagtattCCTTTTTGGAACGCTGCAACATAATataatcatttttatatttggTAAAAAACGATACactatctctcatactttttcatctctcttactttattttatcaatcgaagaatattattctctctattcttttttcttttgctgAAAAAATATGCCTTTATTAACATGAAAAGAAGGGAGTACCTTTTTTCTTGTTGCAGATAAATCAGATCGTGGTCAGAAGATTAAGCTAATTTCATTTACAAAACTAATACTACTAGTAGTCgtagatttttattttctactttaacaactatacttatatatttaaatgaaaaaaaatactaaaccTAAATAAATTTCACCGcatggaaaataaaaaagatcTCGATATCGGCAACCAATGTGGGCTCAAAAACTAATCcaacttttaattaaaatttcgagTCGAAATTATACATCGCAAAGGAAAATCTGATGCGCGTGAGATTCACCCAACCGCCATTAAATCAAATTCAAATACAGCAGCAGAAAGCAAACAAAATTGCTCAAAAATAAGATCTATTAATCCAAACAATAATGACGATCCAATAAATCAGATCATGATGAGATTGAGATTCAACTCACAGATTTAATGAGATTGAGATTCAACTCCTCCGGCTTGAGGAGCATGTCAGCGCTGGGATTCCGGTAAAACATAAACTCACGCTCTCCGTCGTTGCGTAGGGTCACGAAGGCGAGGGCGGTGCGTGCCCCTTTGTCGAAATTGATCCCCTCGGCGCAGACGTTGTTCTCCTTCAGGATTCCGGCGAGCATTTGCCCGAACTCGTCGTCGCCGAGCTTTCCGACGAACGCCGCCTTCCCGCCGAGCCTGCTGATCGCGATCGCGACGTTCGCCGGTGCTCCGCCGGCCGCCTTCAGGAACCCCGGCGCCTCCCCCAGCGACACGCCGGAAACCGTCGGAACGAAATCGATCAGCATCTCGCCGAAGCTCACCACCAGCCCCTGCCCCACACCTGAATTCGCCATTGCTGATTTGATCTCAAATAGAGAGAAAGGGGAAaatctatatatgtatatatatttaactGTGTGTAATTGCACGTTAGAGTGTGTGTGTTTAAGAGAGAAAATGAGATTGGAGAAAGTGAAAGTGAGGAGAGTTTACATAGAAATGGATGGTGGTTGGAGGAATTTTTAGTGTTAAGTTGGTTAGGATAAAACAAACAACAGGATTATTTATTGttgaatactccctccgtcccacataatttgacccagttttccattttgggccgtcccacataatttgacccatttcatttttacaatttttggtagtggaccccacattccactaactcattcttactcacatttaattataaaactaatatataaaagtaggactcacattccactaacattttcaactcacttttcattacattttttaaaacccgtgcccggtcaaagtgtcccaaattatgtgggacggagggagtatattttatttaatttctggtTGTTAATTGATTGGGTGGTGAAAATGATGTTTAatccactaattaattaaataatggcATGCAGGATGATTATTTAATTGGCTTGTGTTGCACGTAAAGGGTGGAACGCCACAAcaacttattttcttttttattcattatgAATTGAATCATACTTACTATTTGTTTtatccaattaattaaattatactcatatttttggATAATTGGTTGGATTGGGATACAACGATATAATTATGAGCTTTAGTATACCTCTATTTCCGTTTTTTCAaaacattattttattatcGTTATTCTTAACCAGCTGATTGTTTATGATATGATTAGCTGGTTTATTTATAAAAAGGGCAGCGATAATTAATGTACATAAATACATAGGAATATAATTAAATGCAAATTCTAAATATTGGATAAATGGGTAACTTGATTCAAGTAAGTTTggattgtaataatggagtgctcatttcagttggaagaagctcggctagaaagga contains:
- the LOC121796858 gene encoding B-box zinc finger protein 24-like, producing the protein MKIQCDVCEKAPATVICCADEAALCEKCDVEVHAANKLASKHQRLLLQCLSNKLPRCDICQDKPAFIFCVEDRALFCKDCDEPIHSANSRAANHQRFLATGIRVALGNACNEGNVKSELDPKPPKSISQPIGQKSTPLHVSGLTSSSWGVDELLQFSDYSSSDKKEQPDFTELDWLTDISYFGEQVCPEVLSAAEVPQLPTSQPSSMISFRQPKSYSPHKKPRIEVPDDDEEFFTVPDLG